A window of Gossypium hirsutum isolate 1008001.06 chromosome D13, Gossypium_hirsutum_v2.1, whole genome shotgun sequence genomic DNA:
AGATCGCAGATAAatggaaattttattgataagaCCTTTTCAATTGTAGCCAATATCTTATTACGAATAATTCCGACAACTTCAGGAGAAAAAGAGGCATTTACTTATTACAGAGATGGTgcgatttgattattattatatatatattttactttattctctttattctttatttattatttacttttttatttactttaccaCTCTCAGTCTTAGGAAAAAGACACATTATTCAGAATAGAAAAAAGGCTATTGAAAacaaaaaagttaataaaatattaaaaaataaaagacctaggtaaatttttttaaagttacttGTAGAATAAATATTAACTCAAAACTAAAATCATACAAACGGTATGCAACACATTGTATAGACAATAATTTACATTCACATTAAGTGTAAAACTGAAGTGAAGAATTGAGTTTGATTTAgtattttgggatttattttattaatttatagatCTCCAAAGAGAACCCAACATTTGGCTTATTGATGTTCACTGCGAAACACAAATAGTGGGTTCCAATACTAAAAATTGTATGCTTGTGATGTCCTACCGCtaaccttgtttttctttttataaaaaatccTTACATCCAAAGATGGGGTTTAAGAAAAATGTAGAAAGATAGCTTGTTGAAGAAATCAACGCAGGCAAACCCTCCTTCAATGGTGGTAAATGCTTCCAACATCAACACTAGGCAAACTATCATGGGTTTGGATAGGCAATGCGTTTTCCTGCGGTTAATTTAAAAACAGCGGTGACAGTGATATTAGAtattgtagcgatactgtagcgtgagataaaaGATAAACTAAACTAAACTCACCGccccgcccatccaaacccacaaCGCAAACTATCATTTGAACCTGGATGGACCGCCGCATGAAAAAACCATTTTCTTCAAGATCATGAAATTGCTATCATCATTTACACTTCAACAAACATAATTCTCCAAATAGGATTTAGGGTAAAACACACACAAGCAGTCTTGAACTACAGAGTGTTGGTAGTTAAACATATTGTTGTCAGCTACAGTCCAAACATATATTTGATATAAACGAAAGAACAATGTTCGAGATTACCTACATATGTTCAGCAAAAGCAGGTATGCTGGTGGTAATAAACATTCTTCCTGTCGTTTCAAATATACGGAAATCAATTCCCTACCTTTCTTATACATAGCGTTTTCAGAAGAAAGATGGAGACAAAGGAAATGGCAACTTATTATTACAAATGCATAGATAGTATGAGGACGCCAACACTCAACGGATCATTCTTCCGGAGACTAGAAGCAGCGTAGTTTTAGATTCAAAATGACATATTAGTTTTAGGGTATTGTAAATGTTGAGCTAATACCTAATAAAGGGCCTAAACAGAGGGCCATTAGTATCAATTATTTAAGCTTTAGTTGTACAACTGATTATTTACACAAATAAATAGCCATCAATGATCTATGACCCAACTACAAAGGACCATCTAAACAAACACAAGCAGGTTCAACACCAGGCTAATGTCCACATGAAAAGTTTCAActaataatttaaagaaaaaagctACCTTTCCCTACATACATCTAAGAAGTGTTGGACCAACAAAATTAATGGAGAAGGTTGGTAAAGACGAATAAAATCTCCTGTCTATCAACCTTAAGTTAATTCCAATGTAATTAAGGGGTCACAAAATGTAAACAGAACATCATCTCCAATCCCGAAGACCACAAAGCCAAATCTTGTGATTACAATAAATGGGAAAAAATCATACCTTAGTGGTGAAGATAACCAAATTTGTCGGTCAGGGATCTGCTTATTCAACACATAGGTGATCAAAGCCCCAAGTTTTAGTGTCAATACTTCATTCTAACAATTGCAAGGCAATGTGTTAAACCTCACAAAATGAAGGAAAGAAAAGTTCCAAAATCAGCAAATCTTACTTGCCTCAAgtttttttcttgaaggtcatggATTATGGAATTAGCTAATTTATGAAATTCATCCTCCTGCAGAACCCAACTGTTTTCACATTAAAAATTAGAGGGAAAAAAGTTCATATTTTAACAgtttattaatgaaaaaaattgtgGGTAATTAGAAAGAAACGATACCGGTAATAGATGGCAGCAGGTGTCTGGGAATCCTTGAGAGAGCTAACAGGTGGGGAAGGCGGAGGTTTGAGTAGTTTAGAGCTTATTCTGAGAAGGGATAAGCTGGAAGTCATAGCCAACCGAAATCGAAAGCTGAAACTCTGAGGGTAGGGGGTAAAATCTTGGATTTCAATTAGCTCATATCCTAAAATGAAGTCGAAATCGTCTTTATCCGCCATTAAAAAGGAGTTTATAGGACGAACCGGCATACGGCAATCTCTTAGTTCCTTCACCCAGAGCTATggctttacattttttttatcgtCTTCTTCAAGTAAGGCCCAGGCTAATCTGTTAGTTATTTTACtgctaaaatttaataaaatttgaataaaaaaattattaaattaatagtaCTTCGAACTGATTGAAACCTGCTCCATCATACAGAGTTTGTATTACATGTGACATGCATTGATAGTGAATAATTGATAAACATTTTCCATAAACTattttaaattaactatttttgtGATATGTATTGATTGTGAATGATGTTAAACACTGTTGATTtccatttcattaaaaatatcatttacatTTATATATCCCGAGTTCAAGCGATTTAAATCAGTCCCACTcaaattaagttattattatttgagcATAAAAAACATGTAAATGAGCTAAATCAAGTTGATATTATACCAAGCTAGAATAGTTTGATTATATCTTGAATCGAGCTTAACCTTAAAAAATTTATACCCGATCATCTACGAATTTCAAATTGAACTTAAGCTTATCACCTTTCAAACTTAATTACATAAGCCGGGTCAAATCAAGTTTGAGCTAAAcctaaatataatattaacatattttatatttacccAAACTTGGCccaacttaaaatataaacttaaaattttacccaaactcatttatatttgcaaaagactaaaTCAAACTAATTTTAGACTctctcatattatttttttaaattttttatataatcatcttaacattattttaatatttacattacagtagtattatatatttagaatatgtttatttttttaatgtgttctggATTAAATAGtatctaaaaataatataatataaaatattataaacttaaaaacatgCCGAACCAAGTTGGGCTTAGACCTTAAATGTTTAAGCTTAacttctacccatattttaaacaagtttaatttttttgcccaaacccatttttcggacataatatttttaccaaaactCTCCAAATTTTAAGCAAAAAGGTGGTGGCTCAGTCCATGAATAAGTCTAATTACAACCCAGTACAAAAAGTTGGTAATCCTCAAAAAGGCTTTTAACTAGGTGACAGGGAAACTGGATTACATACACGAGAAATGAGCAGTAAATTGTGGTAAGCAGGAAACTAA
This region includes:
- the LOC107934849 gene encoding uncharacterized protein isoform X3, with product MPVRPINSFLMADKDDFDFILGYELIEIQDFTPYPQSFSFRFRLAMTSSLSLLRISSKLLKPPPSPPVSSLKDSQTPAAIYYRWVLQEDEFHKLANSIIHDLQEKNLRQNEVLTLKLGALITYVLNKQIPDRQIWLSSPLRKTHCLSKPMIVCLVLMLEAFTTIEGGFACVDFFNKLSFYIFLKPHLWM
- the LOC107934849 gene encoding uncharacterized protein isoform X2, which produces MPVRPINSFLMADKDDFDFILGYELIEIQDFTPYPQSFSFRFRLAMTSSLSLLRISSKLLKPPPSPPVSSLKDSQTPAAIYYRWVLQEDEFHKLANSIIHDLQEKNLRQIPDRQIWLSSPLRKWFFHAAVHPGSNDSLRCGFGWAGRKTHCLSKPMIVCLVLMLEAFTTIEGGFACVDFFNKLSFYIFLKPHLWM
- the LOC107934849 gene encoding uncharacterized protein isoform X1 is translated as MPVRPINSFLMADKDDFDFILGYELIEIQDFTPYPQSFSFRFRLAMTSSLSLLRISSKLLKPPPSPPVSSLKDSQTPAAIYYRWVLQEDEFHKLANSIIHDLQEKNLRQNEVLTLKLGALITYVLNKQIPDRQIWLSSPLRKWFFHAAVHPGSNDSLRCGFGWAGRKTHCLSKPMIVCLVLMLEAFTTIEGGFACVDFFNKLSFYIFLKPHLWM